A genomic stretch from Corynebacterium kutscheri includes:
- a CDS encoding carbon starvation CstA family protein, which produces MSESVKAAEPIEDGRPQAYVDPEVLDKEQRDWTPKKIALWVAISLLGAVSWWMIAIVRGETVNGIWFVFAAVCSYLIGYRFYSRFIEAKLAEPDDRRATPAEYDADGKDYAATDRRVLYGHHFAAIAGAGPLVGPVLAAQMGFLPGTIWIIVGVIFAGAVQDYLVLFFSMRRGGRSLGQMAKEELGTIGGYAAILATLAIMIIITAILALVVVNALGESPWGVFSVGMTIPIALFMGVYLRYLRPGKVGEVSIIGFILLMLAIISGGWVAETSWGIEHLTLDRVTLAWAVIIYGFVAAILPVWLLLAPRDYLSTFMKVGTIVLLAVGIVVVRPEISVPAFSEFASRSDGPVWSGSLFPFLFVTIACGALSGFHALIASGTTPKMVEKERQTRFIGYGGMLMESFVAIMALVAAITVDRGIYFAMNSGAGATGGTVEGAVAFVNSLGLAGVNVTPELLTETATNVGEHSIVSRTGGAPTLAVGMAGIMHDMMPAFDLMSFWYHFAIMFEALFILTAVDAGTRVARFMLSDTLGNFYPRFRDHNWRLGAWITTAVMVAGWGGILILGVTDPLGGINTFYPLFGIANQLLAAVALAVCLAIAANKRKFKYLWIIAVPLVFDLVVTVVGSWQKIFSSNPKVGYWANHNAYKTALESGAESFGAARSVAEIEAVVRNTFVQGSLSIVFVVLTLVVVAMALVEVIRAWQGHEKQSHENPYIESKLYAPSGMTGTRAERALEAEWKEFYKKHPEEIIGSAGHSGH; this is translated from the coding sequence ATGAGTGAATCTGTAAAGGCTGCGGAGCCAATTGAAGATGGTCGCCCGCAAGCATATGTTGATCCAGAAGTTTTGGATAAAGAACAGCGCGATTGGACACCCAAAAAAATAGCGCTATGGGTCGCTATTTCTCTATTGGGTGCAGTGAGCTGGTGGATGATTGCTATTGTGCGCGGTGAAACTGTCAACGGCATTTGGTTTGTATTTGCTGCCGTATGTTCGTACCTTATTGGCTATCGTTTCTATTCGCGATTTATTGAAGCAAAACTGGCTGAGCCAGACGATCGCCGTGCCACCCCGGCGGAATACGATGCTGATGGTAAAGACTATGCGGCAACTGATCGTCGGGTGCTTTATGGGCACCACTTTGCAGCCATTGCTGGTGCAGGTCCTTTAGTTGGTCCAGTGCTTGCTGCACAGATGGGATTCTTGCCTGGCACAATTTGGATTATTGTCGGTGTTATTTTTGCCGGTGCAGTACAAGATTACTTGGTACTTTTCTTCTCTATGCGCCGAGGTGGCAGGTCATTAGGACAGATGGCCAAAGAAGAACTTGGCACTATTGGTGGCTACGCTGCGATTCTGGCAACCCTAGCAATCATGATTATCATTACTGCGATTCTCGCGCTTGTGGTGGTTAATGCGCTAGGCGAATCACCTTGGGGTGTTTTCTCTGTCGGTATGACTATTCCTATTGCCTTGTTCATGGGCGTATATTTGCGCTATCTACGCCCTGGAAAAGTGGGCGAAGTATCAATTATCGGTTTTATCCTTTTGATGTTGGCGATTATCTCTGGTGGTTGGGTTGCCGAAACATCGTGGGGTATCGAACACCTTACCCTTGACCGGGTAACCCTTGCCTGGGCAGTGATTATTTATGGTTTTGTGGCAGCTATTTTGCCAGTGTGGTTGCTGCTAGCACCACGTGATTACCTTTCTACCTTCATGAAGGTAGGCACTATTGTTCTATTGGCAGTTGGCATTGTTGTTGTTCGCCCAGAAATCTCGGTTCCTGCCTTTTCGGAATTTGCTTCGCGATCTGACGGTCCGGTTTGGTCTGGCTCGCTTTTCCCATTCCTCTTTGTCACCATTGCTTGCGGCGCCCTTTCTGGTTTCCATGCGCTGATCGCTTCTGGTACGACCCCAAAGATGGTGGAAAAAGAACGCCAAACTCGTTTTATCGGTTATGGTGGCATGCTGATGGAATCCTTCGTCGCTATTATGGCACTGGTTGCAGCAATTACTGTTGATCGCGGTATCTACTTTGCGATGAACTCCGGTGCAGGCGCTACCGGGGGAACCGTAGAAGGCGCGGTTGCCTTTGTTAACTCACTCGGTTTAGCTGGAGTAAACGTTACTCCAGAATTACTTACCGAAACCGCTACCAATGTTGGTGAGCACAGCATTGTTTCACGTACTGGTGGTGCGCCCACTTTGGCAGTAGGCATGGCCGGAATTATGCACGATATGATGCCAGCATTTGATTTGATGAGCTTTTGGTATCACTTCGCCATTATGTTTGAGGCATTATTTATTTTGACTGCCGTTGATGCTGGTACCCGTGTGGCACGTTTTATGCTTTCTGATACCTTGGGCAATTTCTACCCACGTTTCCGTGATCATAATTGGCGTCTGGGTGCTTGGATTACTACTGCTGTGATGGTTGCTGGTTGGGGCGGAATTCTTATTCTTGGTGTGACCGATCCACTTGGCGGTATTAATACCTTCTATCCATTATTTGGCATTGCCAACCAGTTATTGGCTGCAGTTGCTTTGGCTGTGTGTTTAGCCATTGCTGCAAATAAGCGTAAGTTTAAATATTTATGGATTATCGCTGTTCCGCTGGTCTTTGACCTGGTTGTGACTGTTGTTGGCTCGTGGCAAAAGATCTTTAGCAGTAATCCAAAGGTGGGCTACTGGGCTAACCACAATGCATATAAGACAGCGCTAGAGTCCGGTGCTGAATCCTTTGGTGCCGCTCGCTCGGTAGCAGAAATTGAGGCAGTGGTACGCAATACTTTTGTTCAGGGAAGTTTGTCGATTGTTTTCGTTGTCTTGACTTTGGTTGTGGTAGCCATGGCTCTTGTTGAGGTTATTCGAGCCTGGCAAGGACACGAAAAACAATCCCATGAGAACCCGTATATTGAATCGAAGCTTTATGCTCCTTCCGGTATGACCGGAACTCGTGCAGAGCGTGCTTTAGAGGCAGAGTGGAAAGAATTTTATAAGAAACATCCTGAAGAAATTATTGGATCTGCTGGGCATAGTGGACATTAA
- a CDS encoding YbdD/YjiX family protein — protein MDTLKGFFNKVTWYVDGVLGADKYQKYLAYHRQSGCTQPPMTEREFWRDHTDRMEKNPGTRCC, from the coding sequence GTGGATACCCTAAAAGGATTTTTCAATAAGGTGACCTGGTACGTTGATGGAGTACTTGGTGCTGATAAGTACCAAAAGTATCTCGCTTATCATCGTCAAAGTGGTTGTACTCAGCCGCCTATGACTGAGCGCGAATTCTGGCGCGATCACACTGATCGAATGGAAAAGAACCCAGGAACACGTTGTTGCTAG
- the rsfS gene encoding ribosome silencing factor — protein sequence MSASTDTIRLAQIAAQAASEKKATNIAVLDVSDVMAISEIFVLASADNERQVRAIVEEIEDKLTEQNEEPKRREGNRENRWVLLDYGMLIVHIQRNTERDFYGLDRLYRDCPLIEVEGIETMVRPSEWAEDIDVRQVESLDDIPLADPEPEEEEF from the coding sequence ATGAGTGCAAGCACTGACACTATTCGCCTTGCGCAGATAGCAGCACAGGCCGCTAGTGAGAAAAAAGCTACGAATATTGCTGTCCTAGATGTTTCTGATGTGATGGCAATCTCTGAGATTTTTGTTTTGGCATCGGCAGATAATGAGCGTCAGGTACGCGCTATCGTCGAGGAAATTGAAGATAAGCTTACTGAGCAAAATGAGGAACCTAAGCGACGCGAAGGCAACCGTGAAAACCGCTGGGTGTTGCTTGACTACGGCATGCTCATTGTCCATATTCAGCGCAATACCGAACGTGATTTCTACGGTTTAGATCGACTTTATCGTGATTGCCCGCTTATCGAAGTCGAAGGTATCGAGACTATGGTGCGTCCTAGTGAATGGGCAGAAGATATTGATGTGCGCCAGGTAGAAAGTCTAGATGATATTCCATTAGCTGATCCAGAGCCAGAGGAAGAGGAGTTTTAA
- a CDS encoding histidine phosphatase family protein, with protein sequence MTRRLILLRHGQTEYNATRRMQGHLDTQLSDLGLEQAKTAARYLATQNITKIVSSDLRRAQDTAMIIAEKLGLDISFDSRLRETHLGEWQAKTHEEVDTAYPGARAFWRENPTWAPPGGESRIDVAQRSSQVVDEFMRHYANWDDATVLFVSHGGTISALTARLLNLETHHYSVFSGLGNTAWAQLIARPRSLQALTYPGERKQTESYLESDFLIDDEVRWYLEGWNQTASIDRES encoded by the coding sequence GTGACCCGCCGTCTCATTCTGTTACGTCATGGGCAGACTGAGTACAATGCCACCCGGCGTATGCAAGGACATCTTGATACTCAGTTATCTGATCTTGGTCTAGAGCAAGCTAAAACAGCGGCTCGTTATCTTGCAACCCAAAATATTACTAAGATTGTTTCTTCTGACCTGCGTCGTGCCCAAGATACTGCAATGATCATTGCGGAAAAATTGGGGTTAGATATTTCTTTTGATTCACGACTTAGGGAAACACACTTAGGCGAATGGCAAGCTAAAACTCATGAGGAAGTAGATACGGCATATCCTGGGGCGCGAGCTTTTTGGCGGGAAAACCCTACTTGGGCTCCTCCAGGAGGAGAGTCACGGATAGATGTTGCTCAACGTTCTAGCCAGGTAGTTGACGAGTTTATGCGACACTATGCCAACTGGGATGATGCAACTGTTTTATTTGTTTCCCATGGTGGAACAATTAGCGCGCTAACTGCTCGTCTACTGAATTTAGAAACACATCATTATTCTGTGTTTTCTGGATTAGGAAATACTGCCTGGGCGCAGCTGATTGCTCGCCCACGTTCTTTACAGGCACTTACTTATCCTGGCGAGAGAAAACAAACTGAATCTTATTTAGAGTCAGATTTTCTTATCGACGATGAAGTGCGGTGGTACTTAGAAGGCTGGAATCAGACAGCCAGTATTGATCGAGAGAGCTGA
- a CDS encoding DegV family protein produces MAVRIVTDSSAGLPSDIVRDLDITVVDLHILETEGEQSTSGLTALELAAAYARQLERGGDEGVVALHLSKELSSTWSAAVAASAVFDEKVVVIDTSTVGMAIGAAAMAAASIAKDGASFADCVALAKATLERSETWLYLHRVEEMRRSGRISTTTAMWSTTLATKPIMHLVDGRIELALKTRTQSRAFLKLVEVISKRAGDKPAFVAIQHNQALEAARTLEEQLRENLAAGSSLMITEMEKTLAIHSGAGAVGVSAVFQELDTESKA; encoded by the coding sequence ATGGCTGTACGCATCGTTACTGATTCTTCAGCAGGTTTGCCTTCTGACATTGTCCGTGACCTTGACATCACCGTTGTTGACCTGCACATCTTAGAGACTGAAGGCGAGCAATCTACTTCGGGCTTAACTGCGCTAGAACTTGCTGCTGCATATGCGCGTCAACTTGAACGTGGTGGCGATGAGGGAGTAGTTGCTTTACATCTTTCTAAGGAGCTGAGCTCTACTTGGTCAGCGGCGGTAGCTGCTTCAGCAGTATTTGACGAGAAAGTTGTGGTAATTGATACCTCAACGGTAGGAATGGCAATAGGTGCTGCAGCAATGGCTGCTGCAAGTATTGCTAAAGACGGGGCGAGTTTTGCTGATTGCGTGGCTTTAGCTAAAGCCACTTTAGAACGTTCTGAAACCTGGTTGTATTTACATCGGGTAGAAGAGATGCGTCGTTCAGGCCGGATTTCTACCACAACCGCAATGTGGTCAACCACCTTGGCTACTAAGCCAATTATGCACTTAGTTGATGGTCGGATCGAGTTAGCGTTAAAGACGCGCACTCAATCCAGAGCATTTTTAAAACTAGTTGAGGTTATTTCTAAGCGTGCCGGAGATAAACCAGCTTTTGTAGCTATTCAGCATAATCAAGCGTTAGAAGCGGCACGCACTTTGGAAGAGCAATTGCGAGAAAATCTTGCTGCGGGATCAAGTTTAATGATTACTGAAATGGAAAAAACTCTCGCTATTCACTCTGGTGCTGGCGCGGTAGGAGTTTCTGCAGTATTCCAAGAATTAGATACTGAAAGTAAAGCGTAA
- a CDS encoding ComEA family DNA-binding protein yields the protein MKTISDRLADVIRPTGDEDILKVAYPTPRLKIHRHHVVVIAIVCVVIIVLVANQRSTPAPSYPPTYAKEIAETVITTPITTSASSFVVVSVIGEVEKPGLYTFTPTARVADALARAGVKESANVLGINHAQMLTDGQQILVPNSAEPIEQANDPNALTAATTLVNLNTASVAELMTLSGVGSKTAEAIISYRQTHGGFRNIEQLREVKGIGAAKFEALSQEITV from the coding sequence ATGAAAACTATTTCTGATCGGCTAGCTGATGTTATTCGTCCTACTGGAGATGAGGACATACTTAAAGTCGCCTATCCTACACCGCGATTAAAAATTCACCGCCACCATGTTGTTGTTATTGCCATAGTCTGCGTAGTGATTATTGTTTTGGTAGCCAATCAGCGCAGCACCCCTGCACCGAGTTATCCGCCTACTTATGCCAAAGAAATAGCAGAGACTGTTATTACAACCCCTATTACGACCTCAGCTTCTAGTTTTGTGGTGGTATCGGTGATTGGAGAAGTAGAAAAACCCGGGTTATACACATTTACTCCGACAGCACGCGTTGCCGATGCCTTAGCGCGTGCTGGAGTCAAAGAAAGTGCGAATGTATTAGGAATTAATCATGCTCAAATGCTTACTGATGGGCAACAAATCCTAGTGCCTAATAGCGCTGAGCCAATCGAGCAAGCTAATGATCCCAACGCATTAACAGCTGCTACGACCTTAGTGAATCTGAATACTGCTAGTGTCGCCGAGCTGATGACACTTTCTGGAGTAGGATCCAAGACCGCTGAAGCGATTATTTCTTATCGGCAGACTCACGGTGGCTTTCGTAATATTGAACAGCTTCGTGAGGTCAAAGGCATTGGTGCAGCGAAATTCGAGGCACTTTCTCAGGAGATCACGGTGTGA
- a CDS encoding ComEC/Rec2 family competence protein: MSELRLVPAAMTVWLASLIVVLTDTRIFVVAFLLVAPVLAWLIERSQLLPTLCMGICSAFVSTLRRDRAQRTILPDSFYAEVSQRPKEITGGWLTMMRIDDYPAALPVMTPTNPELSVGSTVLVEATIKEIDAAGINHFFVFARNVEIIRQAGGIHRWVEHVHQCFSQAIERVTNSAAQELIPAMVLGDTSGQNAQAKQYYLDTGLAHLSAVSGGNVAIVTSATVAFLMFLGCGPVIRTLGAVSTLGIFVVVVGYEPSVLRALVMGVVGLIAMLSHTRTPPMHALSIAVIAVVLWDSEMAVSFGFALSSAASAGIVCLYPFIYSKLAHYQLPDIVTRMVAVAIAADLVTMPLVSVMVGKISLVSIIANVLVAPVVAPITLVGLAACIVALFSPGIASIFLWVIAPLASWVSLVARVGSQLPFAIIYVPVSIALLIACWVLYAIYVKKIGYLVVIIGVICCGVPRGYVDPEQIKTVVVDTQEEAQKVKDADLIVVRDAQGRAKNHPTIRSDGIPVMFPYRDGQVYLRNDGTQKAADGRF, encoded by the coding sequence GTGAGTGAACTCCGATTAGTCCCAGCTGCCATGACAGTATGGCTTGCTAGTTTAATTGTGGTGTTAACTGACACTCGGATTTTTGTAGTGGCTTTTTTACTCGTAGCACCGGTACTGGCATGGTTGATTGAACGCAGCCAGCTACTACCTACTTTGTGTATGGGAATATGTAGTGCCTTTGTCAGTACGCTGCGCCGGGATCGAGCACAGCGCACAATATTACCTGATTCTTTTTATGCTGAGGTAAGCCAGCGACCAAAAGAAATTACCGGTGGCTGGCTTACAATGATGCGTATCGATGATTATCCGGCTGCACTACCGGTTATGACTCCAACTAATCCAGAGCTTAGCGTGGGGTCCACGGTGTTAGTGGAGGCTACGATAAAAGAAATAGATGCGGCCGGAATTAACCACTTCTTTGTTTTTGCTCGCAACGTTGAAATTATACGACAAGCAGGTGGTATTCATCGTTGGGTCGAGCACGTACATCAGTGTTTTAGTCAGGCAATAGAACGTGTGACTAATAGTGCAGCACAAGAACTTATTCCGGCGATGGTCTTAGGAGATACCAGTGGGCAGAATGCGCAGGCAAAGCAATATTATCTAGATACTGGTTTAGCTCATCTATCTGCTGTTTCTGGTGGAAATGTAGCTATTGTTACCTCAGCTACAGTTGCTTTTTTAATGTTTTTAGGCTGTGGTCCAGTTATCCGTACTCTCGGAGCAGTAAGTACGTTAGGAATATTTGTTGTTGTAGTTGGCTATGAACCTAGCGTATTACGCGCACTTGTTATGGGCGTAGTGGGACTCATAGCGATGCTAAGTCATACGCGAACCCCGCCTATGCATGCGTTGAGTATTGCTGTTATAGCAGTTGTGTTGTGGGATAGCGAAATGGCAGTATCTTTTGGTTTTGCCTTATCGTCGGCAGCAAGCGCAGGAATTGTGTGTTTATATCCGTTTATCTATAGCAAATTAGCGCACTATCAATTACCAGATATAGTTACCCGGATGGTTGCTGTTGCTATAGCTGCAGACCTAGTAACAATGCCACTAGTAAGTGTAATGGTGGGCAAGATTTCACTTGTTTCTATTATCGCTAATGTTTTAGTCGCACCAGTAGTTGCTCCAATTACCTTGGTGGGCTTAGCCGCATGCATTGTGGCGTTATTTTCTCCTGGAATAGCAAGTATTTTCCTGTGGGTGATTGCTCCGTTAGCATCGTGGGTGAGCTTAGTAGCTAGAGTTGGCTCACAATTGCCCTTTGCTATTATTTACGTTCCGGTTTCTATCGCATTGCTTATTGCTTGTTGGGTGCTGTATGCAATTTATGTAAAGAAAATTGGCTACCTGGTGGTCATAATAGGCGTTATCTGTTGTGGTGTACCAAGAGGATATGTTGATCCTGAACAGATAAAAACAGTGGTTGTTGATACCCAAGAGGAAGCACAAAAAGTTAAAGATGCCGATTTAATTGTGGTTCGTGATGCTCAAGGAAGAGCAAAGAATCACCCCACAATTCGTAGCGATGGTATACCTGTTATGTTTCCTTATCGTGATGGGCAGGTGTATTTGCGTAACGACGGAACCCAAAAAGCAGCGGATGGACGCTTTTAG
- the holA gene encoding DNA polymerase III subunit delta: MESVHLILGEEEFLAERVRRGIIAQRSDQVTLIRAGEVTKPDLIELLSPSLFAEDRIIVFNKMEDAGKEAAELILHAAMDPGEGNTLIIHHTGAGRAKSYATKLRKVAQVHEVPKVKNYELSTWVTKEFRDLGIRPTPDVVAALLEGVGSDLRELASAAAQLVSDTNGNVDLAAVRNYYQGVAEVSGFDVADLAVSGQTSRAVASLRRALQLGVSPVALATALSMKVSGIARLYSTTGRINAQQLAGQLGMAPFVVEKTAKVARRWSGENISNAVILMADLDATVKGQGGDPEFALEDAVRRIAEWAR, translated from the coding sequence GTGGAATCGGTGCATCTCATTTTAGGTGAAGAAGAATTTTTAGCAGAACGCGTACGTCGTGGCATTATTGCTCAACGTAGTGATCAAGTTACGCTTATTCGAGCTGGGGAGGTAACTAAACCAGATCTTATCGAGCTACTATCACCTAGCCTTTTTGCAGAAGATCGCATTATTGTTTTTAACAAAATGGAAGATGCTGGCAAAGAAGCTGCTGAGCTTATTCTTCATGCTGCTATGGATCCTGGTGAGGGAAATACCCTGATTATTCATCACACTGGTGCCGGACGAGCAAAATCCTACGCCACTAAATTACGTAAAGTGGCACAAGTGCATGAGGTTCCAAAGGTAAAAAACTATGAGTTAAGTACCTGGGTGACAAAGGAGTTTCGTGATTTAGGTATTAGACCTACTCCAGATGTCGTGGCTGCGCTGTTAGAAGGGGTAGGCAGTGATCTTCGTGAGCTAGCCTCAGCAGCAGCACAACTGGTTTCAGATACTAATGGAAACGTTGATTTAGCAGCAGTACGCAATTACTACCAAGGTGTTGCTGAAGTTTCGGGATTTGATGTCGCTGATTTAGCAGTTTCTGGTCAAACCAGCCGTGCAGTAGCAAGTTTGCGAAGAGCATTACAACTAGGAGTGTCTCCAGTAGCCTTAGCAACAGCATTAAGCATGAAAGTTTCTGGTATTGCCCGGCTTTATTCCACAACGGGTCGAATTAATGCGCAACAACTTGCTGGACAATTAGGTATGGCACCATTTGTAGTAGAAAAAACAGCTAAAGTAGCGCGGCGTTGGTCGGGAGAAAACATAAGCAATGCAGTCATTCTTATGGCTGATCTTGATGCGACAGTAAAAGGACAGGGGGGTGATCCAGAGTTTGCCTTAGAAGACGCAGTGCGCAGGATTGCTGAGTGGGCACGCTAA
- a CDS encoding ankyrin repeat domain-containing protein codes for MTSPNEAFYEDVDKDVQELATKLFEYARSGEMALLDYIDNGIAVDLMNQDGNTFLMLAAYSGQLALLEGLIQRGGDVNKLNDRGQSPLAGAIFKKEPDIVEALLSAGADPYVGHPSAIDTALMFGNEELARRMGDNDA; via the coding sequence ATGACAAGCCCTAACGAAGCTTTTTATGAGGACGTTGATAAGGACGTTCAAGAACTAGCTACTAAACTTTTTGAATACGCCCGTAGCGGTGAGATGGCATTATTGGACTATATCGATAATGGTATCGCGGTAGATTTGATGAACCAGGATGGTAACACTTTCCTTATGCTGGCTGCATATTCTGGACAGTTAGCGTTATTAGAAGGATTGATCCAACGAGGTGGCGATGTTAATAAGCTTAATGATCGAGGACAGTCACCATTAGCCGGGGCAATTTTTAAAAAAGAACCCGATATTGTTGAAGCACTTCTTAGTGCCGGAGCCGATCCATATGTTGGGCATCCGAGTGCAATTGATACTGCGCTGATGTTTGGTAATGAAGAGTTAGCACGTCGTATGGGTGACAATGACGCTTGA
- a CDS encoding LysE family translocator, translated as MTLEFIATLIGLNLLGMITPGPDIFLITRLATRSRVHAFAAIAGISTGVAFWVSLTVFGAAALIQGHPTGFRIFQIFGAIWLLWLAWSMLRAQPASPDKDINEIFGTPRISYRQGLLTNLSNPKIVLYFAAIIAPVMPANPSLTTALIIIAIIVSSSIVGFGLLAALLSTTTMQRRFLAFSIWIDRVAGVFFLIAGSALLVTAVLALAGIG; from the coding sequence ATGACGCTTGAGTTTATCGCCACTTTAATTGGCTTGAATCTATTGGGAATGATTACCCCAGGGCCAGATATTTTCTTAATTACTCGCCTGGCTACTCGTTCGCGGGTACATGCTTTTGCGGCAATAGCTGGTATTTCAACCGGGGTAGCTTTTTGGGTTAGTTTGACAGTTTTTGGGGCAGCCGCACTGATTCAGGGCCATCCGACAGGTTTTCGTATTTTTCAAATCTTTGGTGCTATTTGGCTGCTTTGGTTAGCGTGGTCAATGCTGCGTGCTCAACCAGCAAGCCCAGATAAAGATATTAATGAAATTTTTGGTACCCCACGGATAAGTTACCGGCAGGGATTACTTACTAATCTTAGTAATCCAAAAATAGTGCTGTATTTTGCTGCGATTATCGCACCAGTGATGCCAGCTAATCCGAGTCTAACCACGGCGCTGATTATTATCGCAATTATTGTCAGTAGTTCTATTGTTGGCTTTGGATTATTAGCTGCGCTTCTTTCAACCACAACAATGCAACGTCGTTTTTTGGCTTTTTCTATTTGGATTGATCGGGTTGCCGGGGTGTTTTTCCTTATCGCCGGTAGCGCGTTATTAGTTACTGCTGTATTAGCTTTAGCCGGAATCGGATAA
- the rpsT gene encoding 30S ribosomal protein S20 produces the protein MANIKSQKKRILTNEKARQRNQAVRSAVRTEIRKFHAAVEAGDKAAAEAQLRIASRSLDKSVSKGVFHRNNAANKKSKMASALNKMA, from the coding sequence ATGGCAAACATTAAATCCCAGAAGAAGCGCATTCTCACCAACGAGAAGGCTCGTCAGCGTAACCAGGCAGTTCGTTCTGCTGTTCGCACTGAGATCCGTAAATTCCATGCTGCTGTTGAAGCTGGCGACAAGGCTGCTGCCGAAGCACAGCTACGTATTGCATCTCGTAGCCTGGATAAGTCTGTTTCTAAGGGTGTTTTCCACCGCAACAACGCTGCGAACAAGAAGTCCAAGATGGCTTCTGCGTTGAACAAGATGGCCTAA
- a CDS encoding type II toxin-antitoxin system PemK/MazF family toxin codes for MSSLWNRLISLMPRRPREIRNSLDEGLGRLNARLGLNTATHNQTSQRVMATCHVTKTTDVARSIFYAPDMDGQVDPGEIVWFIAPVDKHSGEERAMVVIARTGDTVYGLLISANAHHDKEETWLDIGAGPWNKKGHNAWVRLDKVITVPETSLRREGSVIPQQRFDRIARRLRKDYGWA; via the coding sequence ATGAGTTCATTGTGGAACCGGCTCATTTCTTTGATGCCTCGCCGACCCCGCGAAATTCGAAACTCACTCGATGAGGGACTTGGTCGACTCAACGCTCGACTAGGGCTAAATACGGCAACACATAACCAGACCTCTCAGCGAGTCATGGCTACCTGTCATGTCACCAAAACGACCGATGTCGCGCGTAGTATTTTTTATGCTCCAGATATGGATGGCCAAGTAGATCCCGGTGAAATTGTGTGGTTTATTGCTCCCGTCGATAAGCACTCTGGTGAAGAACGTGCCATGGTAGTTATTGCCCGTACTGGCGACACCGTATATGGACTACTTATTTCAGCTAATGCTCATCATGACAAAGAAGAAACTTGGCTTGATATTGGAGCTGGCCCTTGGAACAAAAAGGGGCATAATGCCTGGGTCCGTTTAGATAAGGTCATTACGGTTCCAGAAACTTCACTACGTAGGGAAGGCTCAGTAATTCCTCAACAACGCTTTGATCGCATCGCTCGCCGACTACGCAAAGATTATGGTTGGGCTTAA